From Candidatus Thermokryptus mobilis, the proteins below share one genomic window:
- the rplW gene encoding 50S ribosomal protein L23 — protein sequence MPSVLIRPIVTEKSTILRENNQYVFEVAMNANKIEIKKEVEARFNVKVKKVRTMIVKGKRKFMLTRRGRFEGKRRDWKKAIVVLEPGYKIDIFENI from the coding sequence ATGCCAAGTGTTTTAATTAGACCTATAGTTACGGAGAAATCAACGATTTTGAGGGAGAACAATCAGTATGTCTTTGAGGTTGCGATGAATGCTAATAAGATTGAGATAAAGAAAGAGGTTGAGGCAAGGTTTAATGTTAAGGTTAAGAAGGTTCGTACTATGATCGTTAAGGGAAAGAGGAAGTTTATGTTGACAAGGCGAGGGAGATTTGAAGGAAAGCGTAGGGATTGGAAGAAGGCAATTGTTGTGCTTGAGCCAGGGTATAAGATTGATATATTTGAGAACATTTAA
- the rplD gene encoding 50S ribosomal protein L4 has product MKIEVYKIDGTRTGEFVELRPDIFEIKPNDHAIYLAVKAYLANQRQGTHKTKTRGEVRGGGRKPWPQKHTGRARAGSIRSPLWVGGGTVFGPVPRDYSLDLPKKVKQLARKSALSYKLKDEQIIVVEDFTFEQPKTKQMIEILKAFNLLNKKVLLLTAKTDVNVYKSGRNIPGLNILEAYKASTYDILNNQMILIQKSAVDVLQSTFTE; this is encoded by the coding sequence ATGAAGATTGAGGTTTATAAAATTGACGGAACGAGAACGGGTGAATTTGTTGAATTAAGACCCGATATTTTTGAGATAAAGCCAAATGACCATGCGATATATCTTGCTGTCAAGGCATATCTTGCTAATCAAAGGCAAGGGACACATAAGACGAAAACTAGGGGTGAAGTCAGAGGCGGTGGCAGGAAACCCTGGCCACAGAAGCACACAGGTAGAGCAAGGGCTGGTTCAATAAGATCGCCTTTGTGGGTTGGAGGTGGAACTGTTTTCGGACCCGTTCCAAGGGATTATTCCCTGGATTTGCCGAAGAAAGTTAAACAGCTTGCACGAAAGTCGGCTCTATCGTATAAGCTTAAAGATGAACAAATTATAGTTGTTGAGGACTTTACATTTGAACAGCCAAAAACGAAACAAATGATTGAGATTTTAAAGGCGTTCAATCTTTTGAATAAAAAGGTTTTGCTTTTGACAGCGAAGACAGATGTTAATGTTTATAAGTCCGGGAGAAATATACCAGGGCTTAATATCCTTGAAGCATACAAGGCATCAACATATGATATTTTGAACAATCAAATGATCTTGATTCAAAAAAGCGCTGTTGATGTTTTGCAAAGTACATTTACCGAGTGA
- the rplC gene encoding 50S ribosomal protein L3: MVGLIGKKLGMTTIFGENGVAIPCTVLEVGPCYVVQVKTKEKDGYEALQLGFELKKEKHTTKPLQGHFKKAGAPFLRVLKEFKGFDIGKYKPGDQIRVEDIFAVGDIVKVTGRSKGKGFQGVVKRHGFGGGPKTHGQSDRHRAPGSVGSSSFPSHTFKGQRMAGHMGDEQVTVRNLEVVEVIPDANLLVVKGSVPGAKNSYVKVVKLT; the protein is encoded by the coding sequence ATGGTCGGTTTAATAGGGAAAAAACTTGGGATGACTACAATTTTTGGTGAAAATGGCGTTGCTATACCATGTACCGTGCTTGAAGTTGGACCTTGTTATGTTGTTCAGGTGAAGACGAAAGAAAAAGATGGCTATGAAGCGTTACAGCTTGGTTTTGAACTTAAGAAAGAGAAGCATACCACAAAGCCGTTGCAAGGACACTTTAAGAAAGCAGGTGCGCCTTTCTTGAGGGTTCTAAAGGAGTTTAAGGGTTTTGATATAGGGAAGTATAAGCCGGGCGATCAGATAAGGGTTGAAGATATTTTTGCTGTTGGTGATATCGTTAAGGTTACTGGTCGCTCAAAAGGTAAAGGTTTTCAAGGAGTTGTCAAAAGACATGGTTTTGGTGGGGGTCCAAAAACGCACGGTCAAAGTGATAGACATAGAGCTCCTGGTTCAGTTGGTTCAAGCTCTTTCCCGTCACATACATTTAAAGGTCAAAGAATGGCAGGACATATGGGAGACGAGCAAGTCACGGTGAGAAATCTTGAAGTTGTTGAGGTGATACCGGATGCGAATTTGCTTGTTGTTAAGGGCTCTGTCCCGGGGGCGAAGAATAGTTATGTCAAGGTAGTTAAGTTAACTTAA
- the rpsJ gene encoding 30S ribosomal protein S10, translating into MAQQRRIRIKLKSYDHRLIDKSAEKIVKEVKKTGAIVSGPIPLPTKRSVFTVLRSPHVDKKSREQFEIRTHKRLIDILSWNAKTMDALTRLDLPAGVEVEIKT; encoded by the coding sequence ATGGCACAGCAAAGGAGAATCCGAATAAAGCTGAAATCATACGATCATCGTCTAATTGACAAGTCAGCCGAGAAGATAGTTAAGGAGGTAAAGAAGACGGGCGCTATTGTCTCAGGGCCTATACCCCTGCCGACAAAGCGCTCGGTCTTTACTGTTTTAAGGTCTCCACATGTTGATAAGAAATCGCGAGAGCAGTTTGAGATAAGAACGCATAAGCGCTTGATTGATATTTTGAGTTGGAACGCTAAGACGATGGACGCTTTGACAAGGCTTGATTTGCCAGCTGGTGTTGAGGTAGAGATAAAGACATAA
- the tuf gene encoding elongation factor Tu translates to MAKEKFVRDKPHVNVGTIGHIDHGKTTLTAAITYALAKKGLAQPRPFESIDNAPEERARGITIAVSHVEYSTEKRHYAHVDCPGHADYIKNMITGAAQMDGAILVVAANDGVMPQTREHVLLARQVNVPYIVVFMNKVDMVDDPELLDLVELEVRDLLKKYEFPGDEVPVIRGSALKALEAGMKPETTPDHPDLQPIYQLLDAIDNYIPLPQRDIDKPFLMPVEDVFSITGRGTVGTGRVERGRVKLGDEVEVVGLGQHKKTVVTGIEMFRKELDEAIAGDNVGLLLRGIEKDELERGMVIAAPGTITPHTKFEAEVYVLSKEEGGRHTPFYKGYRPQFYFRTTDVTGTIVGLPEGYEMVMPGDNVRLTIELIAPVAMEEGLRFAIREGGKTVGAGVVTKILE, encoded by the coding sequence ATGGCGAAGGAGAAATTTGTAAGGGACAAACCTCATGTTAATGTTGGAACAATAGGTCATATTGATCACGGTAAGACAACTCTCACCGCTGCGATAACTTATGCGCTTGCGAAGAAAGGACTTGCTCAGCCAAGGCCATTTGAATCAATTGACAATGCTCCTGAGGAAAGGGCTCGTGGAATTACTATAGCTGTTTCCCATGTTGAGTATTCAACTGAAAAGAGACATTATGCCCATGTTGACTGCCCAGGTCACGCCGACTATATTAAGAACATGATAACTGGAGCAGCACAGATGGACGGTGCTATTCTCGTTGTGGCTGCAAATGATGGTGTTATGCCTCAGACCAGAGAACATGTCCTTCTTGCTAGGCAAGTTAATGTTCCATATATCGTTGTCTTTATGAACAAGGTTGATATGGTTGATGACCCTGAGCTTCTTGACCTCGTTGAGCTTGAGGTAAGAGACCTTTTGAAAAAGTATGAGTTCCCGGGCGATGAGGTTCCTGTTATCAGGGGTAGTGCATTGAAGGCGCTTGAGGCGGGTATGAAGCCCGAGACGACACCCGATCATCCTGATCTACAGCCAATTTATCAACTGCTTGATGCAATTGATAACTATATCCCGTTGCCACAGCGCGATATTGATAAGCCGTTCCTTATGCCTGTTGAAGATGTTTTCTCAATCACTGGCCGTGGGACGGTTGGAACAGGACGTGTTGAAAGAGGAAGAGTTAAACTCGGTGATGAGGTTGAAGTTGTCGGTTTGGGACAGCATAAGAAAACGGTTGTCACTGGTATTGAAATGTTCCGCAAGGAACTTGATGAAGCGATTGCTGGGGACAATGTTGGTTTGCTTTTGCGTGGTATTGAAAAAGACGAACTTGAGCGCGGTATGGTCATAGCTGCACCTGGAACCATAACTCCGCATACGAAGTTTGAGGCAGAGGTTTATGTTCTCTCAAAAGAAGAGGGCGGTCGTCATACTCCGTTTTATAAGGGTTATAGACCACAGTTTTATTTTAGGACGACGGATGTCACTGGGACGATTGTCGGATTGCCAGAGGGTTATGAGATGGTTATGCCAGGAGATAATGTGAGGTTGACGATAGAGTTGATTGCTCCGGTTGCTATGGAGGAAGGATTGAGGTTTGCTATTCGTGAAGGAGGTAAGACGGTTGGTGCAGGTGTTGTAACAAAAATACTTGAATAA
- the fusA gene encoding elongation factor G, protein MPREYPLEKTRNIGIMAHIDAGKTTTTERILYYTGRIHRMGEVHEGSATMDFLPQERERGITITSAATTCFWRGHRINIIDTPGHVDFTVEVERSLRVLDGAIALFCAVGGVEPQSETVWRQANKYRVPRIAFVNKMDRVGADFFNVVNMIRERLGANPVPIQLPMGQGELFTGIIDLIKMKAVVYKEETLGSTWEEFDIPKELVDMAVEYRTKMLESVSEFDDTLLVKYLDGEEISEEEIKSAIRKATLEFKIVPVLCGSAFKNKGIQRLLDAVVDYLPSPLDINNGQVIGHHPFKDDRVVRQVSDDEKFTALAFKIMTDPYVGKLTFIRVYSGTLKSGSYVYNSTQGKKERVGRILRMHANHREDVEEAYAGDIVALVGLRNTKTGDTLCSEDDPILLERMEFPEPVISVAIEPKTKADQDKLGEALSKLMDEDPTFRVTVDEETGQTLISGMGELHLEIIVDRLRREFRVEANIGKPQVAYKETIRRKARAEGKFIRQTGGRGQYGHVWIEIEPNRGKGYEFIDAIVGGVIPKEFIPAVDQGIREAMQNGIIAGYPVVDVKVTLFDGSYHEVDSSDLAFKIAASIAFKEAAKQAEPVLLEPIMEVEVVTPDEYLGDVIGDLNSRRGRIEGINMRKDGQVVKALVPLAEMFGYATRLRSITQGRAIYTMQFHHYEEVPQQIADMLIEKVKGKTKETLNV, encoded by the coding sequence ATGCCAAGGGAGTATCCGTTAGAGAAGACGCGAAATATAGGTATAATGGCGCATATAGATGCGGGTAAAACAACTACGACCGAGAGGATTCTTTATTATACTGGAAGAATTCACCGTATGGGTGAAGTTCACGAGGGTTCAGCGACGATGGATTTCCTTCCGCAGGAAAGAGAGCGCGGTATAACGATTACAAGTGCAGCTACAACATGCTTTTGGAGGGGGCATAGGATTAACATTATAGATACACCCGGACATGTTGATTTTACGGTTGAGGTTGAGCGCTCTCTTCGTGTGCTTGATGGTGCGATTGCGCTCTTTTGTGCTGTTGGTGGAGTTGAACCACAATCCGAGACGGTTTGGAGACAAGCAAATAAGTACCGCGTTCCGAGGATTGCCTTTGTGAATAAAATGGACAGGGTTGGTGCCGATTTCTTTAATGTTGTCAATATGATCCGTGAGCGACTCGGTGCAAATCCCGTCCCGATACAATTGCCGATGGGTCAGGGTGAGCTATTTACAGGTATAATTGATCTAATAAAAATGAAGGCGGTTGTTTATAAAGAAGAAACGCTTGGATCTACCTGGGAGGAGTTTGATATACCGAAAGAGCTCGTTGATATGGCGGTTGAGTATAGAACTAAAATGCTTGAATCGGTCTCTGAATTTGATGATACTTTGCTTGTAAAGTATCTTGATGGTGAGGAGATAAGCGAAGAGGAGATTAAAAGTGCAATTAGAAAGGCAACGCTTGAATTCAAGATAGTGCCTGTCCTCTGTGGTTCTGCGTTTAAAAACAAGGGGATACAAAGGTTGCTTGACGCTGTTGTTGATTATTTGCCTTCACCTCTTGACATAAATAATGGGCAGGTAATTGGGCATCATCCATTTAAAGATGACAGAGTAGTGAGACAAGTTTCAGACGATGAAAAGTTTACAGCTCTTGCTTTTAAGATAATGACTGATCCCTATGTTGGAAAATTAACATTTATAAGAGTTTATTCCGGGACGCTGAAGTCGGGTTCATATGTTTATAATTCTACGCAAGGTAAAAAGGAGCGTGTTGGTAGAATTTTAAGGATGCACGCCAATCATAGGGAAGATGTTGAAGAAGCGTATGCTGGTGATATCGTTGCTTTAGTTGGTTTAAGAAATACAAAGACTGGGGATACACTTTGTTCGGAGGATGACCCCATTTTGCTTGAAAGGATGGAATTCCCGGAGCCGGTTATTTCAGTTGCTATTGAGCCTAAGACGAAAGCTGACCAGGATAAGCTTGGTGAGGCGCTTTCAAAACTTATGGATGAGGACCCAACCTTTAGAGTCACGGTTGACGAAGAGACAGGTCAAACTTTGATAAGCGGTATGGGTGAGCTTCATCTTGAAATTATAGTTGATAGATTAAGGCGTGAGTTCAGAGTTGAGGCAAATATAGGAAAACCGCAGGTTGCTTATAAAGAGACGATTCGCAGGAAGGCAAGGGCTGAAGGTAAGTTTATTCGTCAGACAGGTGGTCGCGGTCAGTATGGTCATGTGTGGATTGAAATTGAACCAAATCGTGGCAAAGGATATGAATTTATTGATGCTATTGTTGGTGGAGTAATCCCTAAGGAATTCATACCTGCTGTTGATCAAGGCATAAGAGAGGCGATGCAAAACGGCATAATTGCTGGATATCCAGTTGTTGATGTTAAAGTTACTTTGTTTGACGGTTCATATCACGAAGTTGATTCTTCTGATCTCGCCTTTAAGATAGCAGCGTCAATTGCCTTCAAAGAAGCTGCAAAGCAGGCTGAACCCGTGCTACTTGAGCCAATAATGGAAGTTGAAGTAGTGACTCCGGATGAATATCTTGGTGATGTCATTGGTGATTTGAATTCAAGACGTGGGAGAATTGAGGGTATAAATATGAGAAAGGATGGTCAGGTTGTAAAGGCGCTTGTTCCGCTTGCTGAGATGTTCGGTTATGCTACAAGATTGAGATCAATTACTCAAGGTAGGGCAATTTATACGATGCAATTCCATCATTACGAAGAAGTGCCTCAGCAGATTGCCGACATGTTAATAGAAAAAGTCAAAGGCAAAACTAAAGAAACTTTAAATGTTTAA
- the rpsG gene encoding 30S ribosomal protein S7: protein MRRRRAEPREIAPDPKYGDVLVAKLINKVMRDGKKSIARKIVYNAFEIIRQKTGQDPLEVFKKAVENVKPVLEVRPRRVGGATYQVPIEVRPERSISLALRWIVQYARERKGKPMMVKLAEELMAAARNEGMAVKKREDTHKMAEANKAFAHFRW from the coding sequence ATGAGAAGGAGAAGAGCTGAGCCAAGAGAAATAGCACCGGATCCAAAATATGGTGATGTGCTTGTTGCAAAGTTGATAAATAAGGTCATGCGCGATGGGAAGAAAAGCATAGCAAGGAAGATTGTGTATAACGCTTTTGAAATAATAAGACAAAAGACGGGTCAGGACCCTCTTGAGGTTTTCAAAAAAGCCGTTGAAAATGTAAAGCCAGTTCTTGAAGTAAGACCACGCAGAGTTGGTGGAGCTACATATCAAGTTCCAATAGAGGTTAGACCAGAAAGGAGTATCTCTTTGGCATTGAGATGGATTGTTCAATATGCTCGCGAAAGAAAGGGTAAGCCGATGATGGTTAAACTTGCTGAGGAGTTGATGGCTGCTGCAAGGAATGAAGGTATGGCTGTCAAAAAGCGTGAAGATACACATAAGATGGCTGAGGCAAATAAGGCATTTGCTCATTTTAGGTGGTGA
- the rpsL gene encoding 30S ribosomal protein S12 yields MPTINQLIRYGREKVKWKSKSPALQGCPQKRGVCVRVYTTTPKKPNSALRKVAKVRLTNGIEVIAYIPGEGHNLQEHSIVLVRGGRVKDLPGVRYHIIRGALDTAGVEGRKQGRSKYGAKRPKEQQRQ; encoded by the coding sequence TTGCCGACGATCAATCAATTAATAAGGTACGGCAGAGAAAAAGTCAAATGGAAGAGTAAATCCCCTGCTTTGCAGGGTTGTCCTCAAAAAAGAGGTGTATGTGTGAGGGTTTATACGACTACGCCGAAGAAGCCGAATTCAGCTCTTAGAAAAGTTGCAAAGGTTAGATTGACAAATGGAATTGAGGTCATCGCTTATATACCTGGGGAAGGGCACAATTTGCAGGAGCACTCAATTGTGTTGGTTCGTGGAGGTAGAGTTAAGGATTTGCCTGGGGTGAGGTATCATATAATACGTGGGGCTCTTGATACAGCTGGCGTTGAGGGGCGCAAACAAGGTCGTTCTAAGTACGGAGCGAAAAGGCCAAAAGAACAACAAAGGCAATAA
- the dnaX gene encoding DNA polymerase III subunit gamma/tau, whose amino-acid sequence MSYLVTARKWRPTKFAEVVGQEHVTATLLNSLKLGRIAHAYIFAGPRGVGKTTVARILAKAINCLNPQNYEPCNECEMCLEISNGRSIDVLEIDGASNRGIDEVRDLRESVRYTPTKAKYKVYIIDEVHMLTKEAFNALLKTLEEPPPHILFIFATTEPHRVPPTILSRCQRFDFRRIEINKIIERLKLISQQDKIEIDDDSLFTIAKKANGSLRDALSIFDQVVSFCGEKIKFEDVSKALNIIDQEIFFKVTDLVKNKNIKAGFELVDEIVKLGYDFQEFLSGLSEHLRNFLVVKTTNSSELIEATEYYKNRYLNESKSFNEADILRMLKIVNEAEMTIKWSPQPRLKLEMVLTQLATLDSTVKIQELISKIEDLERRINSGNFNFPPKGGQSSDEVVNQQKEKTTSQQGIILEDPLYGYELKPIKPQTSQGQLKIDEQTALNLLRQKWDEIAKEAQQYNLNLASSLKLSYPIEIKEKRLNIGVAGEIYSDWIKKNIKFIHQKVKEICGVELEIKTSICDIEKFKEDVVNINPELKLKKLMDESPIVKSIIENLGAKPID is encoded by the coding sequence ATGAGCTATCTCGTCACAGCAAGGAAATGGCGACCAACCAAGTTCGCCGAGGTTGTCGGACAGGAACATGTCACAGCAACACTTCTTAACTCGCTTAAACTTGGAAGAATTGCCCATGCCTATATCTTTGCCGGTCCAAGAGGGGTCGGGAAAACAACAGTTGCAAGAATACTTGCAAAAGCAATCAATTGCCTCAACCCGCAAAATTATGAGCCATGCAACGAATGTGAAATGTGCCTTGAAATCTCAAACGGACGCAGTATTGATGTGCTTGAAATAGACGGCGCCTCTAATAGAGGTATTGACGAAGTAAGAGACCTGCGTGAATCAGTAAGATATACACCTACAAAGGCAAAATACAAAGTTTATATCATTGACGAAGTCCATATGCTTACAAAAGAGGCTTTCAACGCTTTACTCAAAACCCTTGAAGAACCGCCCCCACATATTTTATTCATCTTCGCCACAACAGAACCACATAGAGTTCCACCAACAATTCTATCAAGATGCCAAAGATTTGACTTCAGAAGAATTGAAATAAACAAGATAATTGAACGCCTGAAATTAATATCCCAACAGGATAAAATTGAAATTGACGACGATTCCCTCTTCACCATAGCCAAAAAAGCGAATGGATCACTCAGAGATGCACTAAGCATATTTGATCAAGTCGTCTCGTTCTGCGGTGAAAAAATAAAGTTTGAGGATGTCTCAAAAGCACTCAACATAATTGACCAGGAAATTTTCTTTAAAGTTACGGATTTAGTCAAAAACAAAAATATAAAAGCTGGATTTGAACTTGTTGATGAAATCGTAAAACTTGGCTATGATTTCCAAGAGTTTTTAAGTGGTCTATCTGAACATCTGCGCAACTTCCTCGTTGTCAAGACGACAAACTCATCCGAGCTAATTGAAGCAACGGAATACTATAAGAACCGTTACCTTAATGAATCTAAAAGTTTTAACGAAGCGGATATATTAAGAATGCTTAAAATTGTGAACGAGGCGGAGATGACGATAAAATGGTCACCTCAACCGAGATTAAAACTTGAAATGGTTTTAACACAACTTGCAACATTAGATAGCACGGTTAAAATCCAAGAATTAATTTCAAAGATTGAAGACCTTGAAAGGAGGATAAACTCTGGAAATTTTAATTTCCCCCCTAAAGGGGGACAATCCTCAGATGAAGTGGTAAATCAACAGAAAGAAAAAACAACCTCTCAACAGGGGATTATACTTGAAGACCCGTTATACGGATATGAACTCAAACCGATAAAACCTCAAACATCGCAAGGGCAACTTAAAATTGATGAGCAAACAGCGCTGAACTTACTTCGTCAGAAATGGGATGAAATTGCAAAAGAAGCACAACAATATAATCTAAATCTCGCATCGTCGCTCAAACTTTCCTATCCGATTGAAATAAAAGAAAAGCGACTTAACATTGGTGTTGCTGGTGAAATTTACAGCGATTGGATAAAAAAGAACATAAAATTCATCCATCAAAAAGTAAAAGAAATATGCGGTGTTGAACTTGAAATAAAAACATCAATATGCGACATTGAAAAGTTCAAAGAGGATGTCGTAAATATCAACCCCGAATTAAAATTAAAAAAACTCATGGATGAATCCCCTATCGTCAAATCAATCATTGAAAACCTCGGTGCAAAACCGATTGATTAA
- a CDS encoding PorV/PorQ family protein yields the protein MKFSKYASEFMSIGIGGRALGMGNAFTSVANDVTSGYWNPAGLADLVATQIILMHDERFAGIVNYDYIGLGFKPSYVYSFAISIIRVGVDDIPYTENSFIDNNGNGIFDPDVDRLDPEKFSFVSSSDWIVLTSFAKAINDRFSIGASAKLIYRKISKNTGIGFGFDFALKYKISKTSIGLVLKDATSTLISWDTGRNELTTPSLIFGASTELELLWGRFTPAFDLVFRFEGRNKTALLGTNFASVDINAGVEYIYKDVIAVRFGYTENKELTLGTGLKLNRLDIDYSFAKFNSELGNTHRISAKFSLH from the coding sequence TTGAAATTTTCAAAGTATGCCAGTGAATTTATGTCAATTGGAATTGGCGGAAGAGCTCTGGGCATGGGAAATGCATTTACAAGTGTCGCAAACGATGTAACCTCAGGGTATTGGAACCCAGCAGGGCTTGCTGACCTAGTGGCAACTCAAATAATACTTATGCACGACGAAAGGTTCGCAGGAATAGTAAATTATGACTACATCGGTCTTGGGTTCAAACCTTCCTATGTGTACTCATTCGCCATCTCAATTATAAGGGTTGGGGTTGATGATATACCCTACACTGAGAATTCATTCATTGATAACAACGGCAATGGAATCTTTGACCCAGATGTTGATCGCCTTGACCCAGAGAAATTCTCATTTGTCTCATCATCCGACTGGATTGTCTTGACATCATTTGCAAAAGCTATAAATGATAGATTTTCAATTGGAGCGAGCGCAAAGCTTATCTACAGAAAAATCTCAAAAAACACAGGGATTGGCTTTGGATTTGACTTCGCATTAAAATACAAAATCTCAAAAACTTCAATCGGTTTGGTCTTAAAAGATGCAACTTCAACTTTGATATCCTGGGACACCGGGAGAAATGAACTTACCACACCGTCGCTTATCTTTGGTGCGAGCACCGAGCTTGAACTTTTATGGGGGAGATTCACACCAGCATTTGATTTAGTTTTCAGATTTGAAGGTAGAAACAAGACCGCACTTTTAGGCACAAACTTTGCAAGCGTTGACATAAACGCCGGGGTTGAATACATATATAAAGATGTGATCGCGGTGAGATTCGGATACACAGAAAATAAAGAACTCACACTCGGCACAGGTCTTAAGTTAAATCGGCTTGATATTGACTACTCATTTGCAAAATTTAACAGTGAACTTGGAAACACACATCGTATTTCTGCTAAGTTCTCATTGCATTAA
- the bshB1 gene encoding bacillithiol biosynthesis deacetylase BshB1 yields MKLFALAVAAHPDDIELSCSGTIIKLTDKGLPVGILDLTRGELGTRGNEKIRKKEAKEATKLMGVSIRENLALPDGKIQVTMENKIEIIKIIRKFQPEIIFSPYWIERHPDHENTSRLVREAWYLSGLEKFKTKFNGKIQEPYRPKKIFFYVQYFYQQFIPNLIIDISEVFERKIKVIECYKSQFFNPNVNLKEKETLLSTPDFKEYLIARARFFGEMIGRKYGEPFLTLSPIGLNGIDEVVLPIRS; encoded by the coding sequence ATGAAACTTTTTGCCCTTGCAGTGGCTGCACACCCAGATGATATAGAGTTAAGTTGTAGCGGAACGATAATCAAATTAACAGATAAAGGTCTCCCTGTTGGAATACTTGATTTAACGCGTGGGGAACTTGGCACAAGGGGAAATGAAAAGATAAGGAAAAAGGAGGCAAAAGAAGCTACGAAACTTATGGGCGTAAGCATAAGGGAAAATCTTGCTCTCCCGGATGGAAAAATACAAGTCACGATGGAGAACAAGATTGAAATAATAAAAATCATCAGAAAATTCCAACCCGAGATAATTTTTTCACCATATTGGATTGAAAGGCATCCAGATCACGAAAACACAAGCCGACTTGTCCGCGAGGCATGGTATCTTTCCGGGCTTGAAAAATTCAAAACAAAATTTAACGGCAAAATTCAAGAGCCATACCGACCGAAGAAAATCTTTTTCTATGTTCAGTATTTTTACCAGCAATTCATCCCGAACTTGATAATTGATATATCCGAAGTATTTGAACGAAAGATCAAGGTGATTGAATGTTATAAATCACAATTTTTCAACCCGAATGTCAATCTGAAAGAAAAGGAAACGCTTTTGAGCACGCCCGACTTCAAAGAATATCTTATAGCAAGGGCGAGATTTTTCGGAGAAATGATCGGGAGAAAATATGGGGAACCATTTTTGACACTAAGCCCAATCGGGTTAAATGGAATTGATGAGGTCGTTTTACCAATAAGAAGTTAA
- a CDS encoding methylglyoxal synthase — translation MKQRTIALIAHDRKKADMVAFATKNKRKLEKFKLIGTGTTAKIVKEKTGLNVKAYHSGPYGGDVEIAALVVKGKCDVVIFLHDPLEPHPHDPDIKTLMRVCDVYNVPLATNLTTAEIILNSITK, via the coding sequence ATGAAACAACGAACGATAGCACTAATAGCACATGATAGGAAGAAGGCGGACATGGTAGCTTTTGCGACGAAGAATAAAAGGAAACTTGAAAAATTTAAACTCATTGGGACTGGGACAACCGCAAAAATAGTAAAGGAAAAAACAGGTCTAAATGTAAAGGCGTATCATTCAGGACCTTATGGAGGTGATGTTGAGATCGCAGCGCTTGTCGTCAAAGGGAAATGCGATGTTGTTATATTTTTGCACGATCCACTTGAACCTCATCCACACGACCCAGATATAAAGACACTTATGCGCGTTTGCGATGTATACAATGTCCCGCTCGCGACTAACCTTACAACAGCTGAAATAATTTTAAACTCAATCACCAAGTGA